In a single window of the Hippoglossus hippoglossus isolate fHipHip1 chromosome 7, fHipHip1.pri, whole genome shotgun sequence genome:
- the LOC117764689 gene encoding probable G-protein coupled receptor 153 isoform X1 produces MVDEVTTMKDDVINANTLAWLVCSGVSILANTWSILSVSAKQKKWKPLEFLICTLAGTHILNMAIPITMYCVITLRRHHSNYEWNEGLCKVFVSTFYTLTLVTCFSVTSLSYHRMWMVRWPVNYRLSNTKKQAVHTVMGIWMVSFILSTLPAVGWHDTINRFYTSDCRFIVTEIGLGFGVCFLLLIGGSVAMGVICIGIALFQTFTIQAGHNADKNKFNVPTIVVEDAQGKRRSSIDGSEPLKTSLQITYLISGIVFIYDFLTGFPILVVSFASLKFDRSYNWMVLCVLWCSIAQSILLPMFIWACDRYRADIRMVWEKCVAIMSNDDVDEENSQDGGIHADLIFDRPYDYSSAPEIVTVDRNAKYEFSTLERGVLQGYPLREQQEDKMQYLQVPPTRRYSHDETDMWTSDRIPSYLHRWGSTEDMIVSAHYSSTLPRHERRRSSLVSYHEESHHHHHPHRKRRRSEDSMHSLKHLPRVVCGGERYEDELLCFSRDEVINFIDETPLPSPRKSPRRKSTISLIPNVYEQHTVILPHFPLTDFEREPQALRRLSEHKRSSSWSNSPEGTPKQERPGGKKSPVACGSSRGHRERLRDGKGHGEVGSPGRSQHTPGHSTCRPRTGGGGGAGADWRHQKHLSKAESKGSTNSFVSTPSASSSGYITFQSDSVGSTT; encoded by the exons ATGGTGGATGAGGTAACCACCATGAAGGATGACGTCATCAACGCCAACACGCTGGCTTGGCTGGTCTGCTCCGGCGTGTCCATCCTGGCCAACACTTGGAGCATCCTCAGCGTCAGTGCCAAGCAGAAGAAGTGGAAGCCACTGGAGTTCCTCATCTGCACACTGGCGGGCACGCACATCCTCAACATGGCCATCCCCATCACCATGTACTGCGTCATAACGCTGCGCCGCCATCACTCCAATTACGAGTGGAACGAGGGTCTATGCAAGGTGTTCGTCTCCACCTTCTACACTCTCACTTTGGTCACCTGCTTCTCCGTCACCTCACTGTCATATCACCGCATGTGGATGGTACGCTGGCCTGTGAACTACAG GTTGAGTAACACCAAGAAGCAGGCGGTGCACACGGTGATGGGCATCTGGATGGTCTCCTTCATCCTGTCCACTCTTCCAGCAGTGGGCTGGCACGACACCATCAACCGCTTCTACACCTCCGACTGCAGATTCATCGTGACGGAGATCGGCCTGGGCTTCGGCGtgtgcttcctgctgctgatcGGCGGCAGCGTGGCCATGGGCGTGATCTGCATCGGCATTGCTCTCTTTCAGACCTTTACCATTCAGGCGGGCCAcaacgcagacaaaaacaaatttaacgTCCCGACCATAGTGGTGGAGGATGCCCAGGGGAAGCGTAGATCATCCATCGATGGATCCGAGCCTCTCAAGACGTCTCTGCAGATCACCTACCTGATCAGTGGCATCGTCTTCATCTACGACTTCCTGACTGGCTTCCCCATCCTG GTGGTGAGCTTTGCCAGTCTGAAGTTCGACCGCTCTTACAACTGGATGGTGTTGTGTGTGCTGTGGTGCTCCATCGCTCAGTCCATCCTGCTGCCCATGTTCATCTGGGCTTGTGACCGCTATCGCGCCGACATCCGCATGGTGTGGGAGAAGTGTGTCGCCATCATGTCCAACGATGACGTGGATGAGG AAAACAGCCAAGATGGAGGAATTCATGCCGACTTAATATTTGACAGACCATATGACTATAGCTCGGCGCCTGAAATCGTGACGGTAGACCGTAATGCCAAGTATGAGTTCTCAACCTTAGAAAGGGGGGTTCTGCAAGGGTATCCATTGAGGGAACAACAGGAAGATAAAATGCAGTATTTGCAG GTGCCCCCTACAAGAAGATACTCCCACGACGAAACCGACATGTGGACCAGCGACCGGATCCCCTCATACCTGCACCGCTGGGGCTCCACCGAGGACATGATAGTGAGTGCCCACTACAGCTCCACCTTGCCGCGCCACGAGAGGCGCAGGAGCAGCCTGGTCTCCTACCACGAGGAGagccaccatcaccatcacccgCATCGCAAGCGGCGGCGATCTGAGGACAGCATGCACTCCCTCAAGCACCTGCCGCGCGTGGTCTGCGGCGGCGAGCGCTACGAGGACgagctgctgtgtttcagtCGCGACGAGGTGATCAACTTTATAGACGAGACGCCGCTGCCGAGCCCCAGGAAGAGCCCGCGGCGCAAGTCCACCATCTCGCTCATCCCCAATGTGTACGAACAGCACACAGTCATCCTGCCTCACTTCCCGCTCACAGACTTTGAGCGTGAGCCTCAGGCACTCAGGAGGCTCTCAGAACACAAAAGGAGCAGCAGTTGGAGCAACTCGCCCGAGGGTACCCCCAAACAGGAGAGACCCGGTGGAAAGAAGAGCCCGGTGGCTTGTGGCTCCAGTAGAGGTCACCGGGAGCGCCTGCGGGACGGGAAAGGGCATGGTGAGGTGGGCTCACCTGGGCGCAGCCAGCACACTCCGGGACACTCCACCTGTCGGCCCAGGacaggtggtggaggaggggctGGAGCTGACTGGAGGCATCAGAAGCACCTGAGCAAGGCGGAGAGTAAAGGAAGCACAAACAGTTTTGTAAGCACACCCTCGGCATCGTCCTCGGGATACATCACCTTTCAGTCTGACTCTGTCGGCTCCACCACCTAA
- the LOC117764689 gene encoding probable G-protein coupled receptor 153 isoform X3, with the protein MVDEVTTMKDDVINANTLAWLVCSGVSILANTWSILSVSAKQKKWKPLEFLICTLAGTHILNMAIPITMYCVITLRRHHSNYEWNEGLCKVFVSTFYTLTLVTCFSVTSLSYHRMWMVRWPVNYRLSNTKKQAVHTVMGIWMVSFILSTLPAVGWHDTINRFYTSDCRFIVTEIGLGFGVCFLLLIGGSVAMGVICIGIALFQTFTIQAGHNADKNKFNVPTIVVEDAQGKRRSSIDGSEPLKTSLQITYLISGIVFIYDFLTGFPILVVSFASLKFDRSYNWMVLCVLWCSIAQSILLPMFIWACDRYRADIRMVWEKCVAIMSNDDVDEVVRTEWNVPPTRRYSHDETDMWTSDRIPSYLHRWGSTEDMIVSAHYSSTLPRHERRRSSLVSYHEESHHHHHPHRKRRRSEDSMHSLKHLPRVVCGGERYEDELLCFSRDEVINFIDETPLPSPRKSPRRKSTISLIPNVYEQHTVILPHFPLTDFEREPQALRRLSEHKRSSSWSNSPEGTPKQERPGGKKSPVACGSSRGHRERLRDGKGHGEVGSPGRSQHTPGHSTCRPRTGGGGGAGADWRHQKHLSKAESKGSTNSFVSTPSASSSGYITFQSDSVGSTT; encoded by the exons ATGGTGGATGAGGTAACCACCATGAAGGATGACGTCATCAACGCCAACACGCTGGCTTGGCTGGTCTGCTCCGGCGTGTCCATCCTGGCCAACACTTGGAGCATCCTCAGCGTCAGTGCCAAGCAGAAGAAGTGGAAGCCACTGGAGTTCCTCATCTGCACACTGGCGGGCACGCACATCCTCAACATGGCCATCCCCATCACCATGTACTGCGTCATAACGCTGCGCCGCCATCACTCCAATTACGAGTGGAACGAGGGTCTATGCAAGGTGTTCGTCTCCACCTTCTACACTCTCACTTTGGTCACCTGCTTCTCCGTCACCTCACTGTCATATCACCGCATGTGGATGGTACGCTGGCCTGTGAACTACAG GTTGAGTAACACCAAGAAGCAGGCGGTGCACACGGTGATGGGCATCTGGATGGTCTCCTTCATCCTGTCCACTCTTCCAGCAGTGGGCTGGCACGACACCATCAACCGCTTCTACACCTCCGACTGCAGATTCATCGTGACGGAGATCGGCCTGGGCTTCGGCGtgtgcttcctgctgctgatcGGCGGCAGCGTGGCCATGGGCGTGATCTGCATCGGCATTGCTCTCTTTCAGACCTTTACCATTCAGGCGGGCCAcaacgcagacaaaaacaaatttaacgTCCCGACCATAGTGGTGGAGGATGCCCAGGGGAAGCGTAGATCATCCATCGATGGATCCGAGCCTCTCAAGACGTCTCTGCAGATCACCTACCTGATCAGTGGCATCGTCTTCATCTACGACTTCCTGACTGGCTTCCCCATCCTG GTGGTGAGCTTTGCCAGTCTGAAGTTCGACCGCTCTTACAACTGGATGGTGTTGTGTGTGCTGTGGTGCTCCATCGCTCAGTCCATCCTGCTGCCCATGTTCATCTGGGCTTGTGACCGCTATCGCGCCGACATCCGCATGGTGTGGGAGAAGTGTGTCGCCATCATGTCCAACGATGACGTGGATGAGG TTGTCAGAACAGAATGGAAT GTGCCCCCTACAAGAAGATACTCCCACGACGAAACCGACATGTGGACCAGCGACCGGATCCCCTCATACCTGCACCGCTGGGGCTCCACCGAGGACATGATAGTGAGTGCCCACTACAGCTCCACCTTGCCGCGCCACGAGAGGCGCAGGAGCAGCCTGGTCTCCTACCACGAGGAGagccaccatcaccatcacccgCATCGCAAGCGGCGGCGATCTGAGGACAGCATGCACTCCCTCAAGCACCTGCCGCGCGTGGTCTGCGGCGGCGAGCGCTACGAGGACgagctgctgtgtttcagtCGCGACGAGGTGATCAACTTTATAGACGAGACGCCGCTGCCGAGCCCCAGGAAGAGCCCGCGGCGCAAGTCCACCATCTCGCTCATCCCCAATGTGTACGAACAGCACACAGTCATCCTGCCTCACTTCCCGCTCACAGACTTTGAGCGTGAGCCTCAGGCACTCAGGAGGCTCTCAGAACACAAAAGGAGCAGCAGTTGGAGCAACTCGCCCGAGGGTACCCCCAAACAGGAGAGACCCGGTGGAAAGAAGAGCCCGGTGGCTTGTGGCTCCAGTAGAGGTCACCGGGAGCGCCTGCGGGACGGGAAAGGGCATGGTGAGGTGGGCTCACCTGGGCGCAGCCAGCACACTCCGGGACACTCCACCTGTCGGCCCAGGacaggtggtggaggaggggctGGAGCTGACTGGAGGCATCAGAAGCACCTGAGCAAGGCGGAGAGTAAAGGAAGCACAAACAGTTTTGTAAGCACACCCTCGGCATCGTCCTCGGGATACATCACCTTTCAGTCTGACTCTGTCGGCTCCACCACCTAA
- the LOC117764689 gene encoding probable G-protein coupled receptor 153 isoform X2, whose translation MVDEVTTMKDDVINANTLAWLVCSGVSILANTWSILSVSAKQKKWKPLEFLICTLAGTHILNMAIPITMYCVITLRRHHSNYEWNEGLCKVFVSTFYTLTLVTCFSVTSLSYHRMWMVRWPVNYRLSNTKKQAVHTVMGIWMVSFILSTLPAVGWHDTINRFYTSDCRFIVTEIGLGFGVCFLLLIGGSVAMGVICIGIALFQTFTIQAGHNADKNKFNVPTIVVEDAQGKRRSSIDGSEPLKTSLQITYLISGIVFIYDFLTGFPILVVSFASLKFDRSYNWMVLCVLWCSIAQSILLPMFIWACDRYRADIRMVWEKCVAIMSNDDVDEEGLPCITHHSFVRTEWNVPPTRRYSHDETDMWTSDRIPSYLHRWGSTEDMIVSAHYSSTLPRHERRRSSLVSYHEESHHHHHPHRKRRRSEDSMHSLKHLPRVVCGGERYEDELLCFSRDEVINFIDETPLPSPRKSPRRKSTISLIPNVYEQHTVILPHFPLTDFEREPQALRRLSEHKRSSSWSNSPEGTPKQERPGGKKSPVACGSSRGHRERLRDGKGHGEVGSPGRSQHTPGHSTCRPRTGGGGGAGADWRHQKHLSKAESKGSTNSFVSTPSASSSGYITFQSDSVGSTT comes from the exons ATGGTGGATGAGGTAACCACCATGAAGGATGACGTCATCAACGCCAACACGCTGGCTTGGCTGGTCTGCTCCGGCGTGTCCATCCTGGCCAACACTTGGAGCATCCTCAGCGTCAGTGCCAAGCAGAAGAAGTGGAAGCCACTGGAGTTCCTCATCTGCACACTGGCGGGCACGCACATCCTCAACATGGCCATCCCCATCACCATGTACTGCGTCATAACGCTGCGCCGCCATCACTCCAATTACGAGTGGAACGAGGGTCTATGCAAGGTGTTCGTCTCCACCTTCTACACTCTCACTTTGGTCACCTGCTTCTCCGTCACCTCACTGTCATATCACCGCATGTGGATGGTACGCTGGCCTGTGAACTACAG GTTGAGTAACACCAAGAAGCAGGCGGTGCACACGGTGATGGGCATCTGGATGGTCTCCTTCATCCTGTCCACTCTTCCAGCAGTGGGCTGGCACGACACCATCAACCGCTTCTACACCTCCGACTGCAGATTCATCGTGACGGAGATCGGCCTGGGCTTCGGCGtgtgcttcctgctgctgatcGGCGGCAGCGTGGCCATGGGCGTGATCTGCATCGGCATTGCTCTCTTTCAGACCTTTACCATTCAGGCGGGCCAcaacgcagacaaaaacaaatttaacgTCCCGACCATAGTGGTGGAGGATGCCCAGGGGAAGCGTAGATCATCCATCGATGGATCCGAGCCTCTCAAGACGTCTCTGCAGATCACCTACCTGATCAGTGGCATCGTCTTCATCTACGACTTCCTGACTGGCTTCCCCATCCTG GTGGTGAGCTTTGCCAGTCTGAAGTTCGACCGCTCTTACAACTGGATGGTGTTGTGTGTGCTGTGGTGCTCCATCGCTCAGTCCATCCTGCTGCCCATGTTCATCTGGGCTTGTGACCGCTATCGCGCCGACATCCGCATGGTGTGGGAGAAGTGTGTCGCCATCATGTCCAACGATGACGTGGATGAGG agGGCTTGCCATGTATAACGCATCACAGTT TTGTCAGAACAGAATGGAAT GTGCCCCCTACAAGAAGATACTCCCACGACGAAACCGACATGTGGACCAGCGACCGGATCCCCTCATACCTGCACCGCTGGGGCTCCACCGAGGACATGATAGTGAGTGCCCACTACAGCTCCACCTTGCCGCGCCACGAGAGGCGCAGGAGCAGCCTGGTCTCCTACCACGAGGAGagccaccatcaccatcacccgCATCGCAAGCGGCGGCGATCTGAGGACAGCATGCACTCCCTCAAGCACCTGCCGCGCGTGGTCTGCGGCGGCGAGCGCTACGAGGACgagctgctgtgtttcagtCGCGACGAGGTGATCAACTTTATAGACGAGACGCCGCTGCCGAGCCCCAGGAAGAGCCCGCGGCGCAAGTCCACCATCTCGCTCATCCCCAATGTGTACGAACAGCACACAGTCATCCTGCCTCACTTCCCGCTCACAGACTTTGAGCGTGAGCCTCAGGCACTCAGGAGGCTCTCAGAACACAAAAGGAGCAGCAGTTGGAGCAACTCGCCCGAGGGTACCCCCAAACAGGAGAGACCCGGTGGAAAGAAGAGCCCGGTGGCTTGTGGCTCCAGTAGAGGTCACCGGGAGCGCCTGCGGGACGGGAAAGGGCATGGTGAGGTGGGCTCACCTGGGCGCAGCCAGCACACTCCGGGACACTCCACCTGTCGGCCCAGGacaggtggtggaggaggggctGGAGCTGACTGGAGGCATCAGAAGCACCTGAGCAAGGCGGAGAGTAAAGGAAGCACAAACAGTTTTGTAAGCACACCCTCGGCATCGTCCTCGGGATACATCACCTTTCAGTCTGACTCTGTCGGCTCCACCACCTAA